The region CTCCACATATCTCTTGACTTAATAGAAAAATAATATGTTGTTGCAACACTTAATCCTTCAACTAAATAATTCTCTGTTGCACCTGCAGTATCAGGCATTGCTGTAAACGGTAATTGAGTTGCGTTATTAAACGCTGTAGTATCGTTAATAGGAGATGTAGAATATCGAATATCATATCCGGTAACTCCATTCATTGAAGAATCGTAAGGAACGGTCCATTGCAGCGTTAAAGAATTAGAAGTAGGAGAGCCAGCCGATAAATCAACAATTGGATCCGGGGCAGTTGTGTCTGGTGTACCCAAACTTAAAAATGCTGCATAAACATCAATCAATCCCATTCCATAATTGTTATCTTCTCCGGGTGTGCCAAGATCAACTGCTGTGTTATAAAGAGCCTCTAAAATTTCTTTTCCGGTTAAATTCGGAGCAAATTGTTTTAGCAGAGCAACTGCGCCTGCTACGTGCGGTGCAGCCATAGAGGTTCCGCTTAATACTGTATAACCGGTAGCTGAACCAGAAGATCTTACATTAACACCAGGTGCAGATACTTCGGGTTTTATCAGCAATGAGCCGGTTCCGCCGCAAAGAGAAGGACCACGGCTTGAAAAACTTGCAATAGGATTATTATTACCGCCGATATAAAGAGCACCATCAATTGCTGCTGTAGATAAAACGTTAACAGTGTTTGTGTTTATATTTTTTGGTTTTGTTATTGTTGATGAGCCGGGTCCGCTGTTTCCAGCAGAAAATATTACAGCAATACCAGCAGCTTCTACTGCATCTAAGGTGGTTTTATAAATACCTGAACATTCATTTGAAACATCTGGATCATACCAGCTATTGCTTATTGCATCCGGCATATCATTAATTGTTGACGGATTTCCATCTGGATTCATTGCCCATTGAAAAGCTGCAATTGAGTTTGATGTATGAGGGCTTGAACATATCGTTTTTGCAGCAATCCATTCGGCACCGGGTGCAACCCCAACAGTATCGCCGGTAAGCGGCGACCAGCCTGTCATAGTGCCTACGGTATGGCTTCCGTGTCCATCGCAATCGCTTGGGGTTGTTGTTCCGCCACCTGGATCAAACCAGGCTTGGTTATGCGGTACATGATTGCCTCTCCATTTATGCTGCAAAGCTGGATGGTTTGGATGAACACCTGTATCAATACCCATAACCAATCTGCCCTGACCGGTAATTCCCAGAGCCCAGAGAAGGTGTGCGTTGATTATTTTTAAACCAGGTTCAACTGATTCAGTATTCTCTGGAATATAATCATCGCCGGCAATTGGTCTGTCTAATTCGATTAACGCATCAACATCAAGCTCTGCTACATCCATTCTGTTCATCAATTCATAAATAACACTCGGTTTTGCCTCTACAACAAACATGTTTGATATCCAGAAAGATTTGAATGAATAAATATCTGCCGACTCATATTTTGATGTAAAATAATTATTTAATTCAACCTGCGTTCTTTCTGCATTTTGCTGCAAAGCCGTAATAACCTGATAAGCTCTTTGTTGTAATGATGCTTTTTCTGTATATAGTTGTTGGTCCAGGAATGCAAGATCAACCTGAGAACGAAGTAAAACAATTACCTGAAGATAATCATCCTGACCTGCTCTATTAAGAGCATCCTGCAGTCTGCTGCTGACTTCAACCTGTGAAAAACCATTAGAAGAAATCAGTAAAAGTGCGAAGAAAAGTATTAGCTGTTTCAAAGTACCACTCCTTATTGTTTGTAAGCGAAAGTTAATAACTAAAGTTGAAGACTACAAACCTTTTCAATTTTCAATTTTATATAATTAGAGAATTCTAAATATCTTTTTAAAAGAAAATTGCTTTTTTAAGTACTGAGCTATACTTTTAGAACAAGAAAAATAGTTCAATATATTTTTTAGGCGCTTGACAACAGAATTAAATGACATAGAACTGTTCAAAAGAATCCTAAACAAAGATTCTAAAGCTCTTGAGGCTCTTTACGACAGATATTCGCCCGTTTTATTTACTTTTATAAAAAGAATTGTAAGCGATACGGCAATGGCTGATGGAGTTCTTACTGATGTTTTTGTGATTATCTGGCAAAAGACACCCAAACTAAATCTTGAACATCACAATCCCTATGCTGTATTAATTAATCTCTGCCGTAATAAAGCACTTGATACTCTGAGAAGAACTCAAAATATAGAGCTGCCCGAATATACCAGTGATTTTGAAGATGAGTATATTTTACCAAAACTCTCTATACATATTCCTCCTAATGATTTATCAAAAATTTTGCTGAATAGGGAAAAAATACAATTCGCAATTCATAATTTAACCGAAGCACAACAGTATGTAATATCCCTGGCTTATTATGATGGCTTGGCTGAATCCGAAATTGCAACTAAACTGAACATTCCGCTTTTAACAGTTAAATCGAAAATCCGGGTTGCACTTAACATCATTAAAGAAAACCTTGCCAAAGAGGGAATTCAATGATTGATGAACAAAAAATAATTGGATTACTTCAGGCAAAGGCTTTGGGATGTCTTGATTCTTCCGACGAAGAAATTCTTTCTGATTTTATAAATGGAGGACATTTATTTCCATGGGATGAATTAGGTGCTTTGCAGAGTGTCGCCTCGCTTTTACCCATTTCACTTCCATTGGAACTGCCTGATCCATCACTAAAGGATAAGATTGCTTTAAGATTAATTAAATTAACCGAAGAAATTCGTGCTCAGAAGATTATTCAGGAAGAAAAACAAATACTGCCAGAAGTTGATGTTGCCATATCACAAGAACCAGATTTTATTGAAGAAGAATTTGAACAGCAAATTGAAGAATTAAATGACACTCAAGAATCAGCACCCGAACAACAAGGAGAATTTGAAGAAGTAACCGGAATCAAAATTGAAATACCAGATTTTATTGAAGAAGAATTTGAACAGCAAATTGAAGAATTAAATGACACTCAAGAATCAGCACCCGAACAACAGGAAGAATTTGAAGAAGTAACCGGAATCAAAATTGAAATACCAGATGTTGTTGAAAAAGAGTTTGAACCGCAAATTGAAGAATTAAATGACACTCAAGAATCAGCACCTGAACAACAGGGAGAATTTGAAGAAGTAACCGGAATCAAAATTGAAATACCAGATGTTGTTGAAAAAGAGTTTGAACCGCAAATTGAAGAATTAAATGACACTCAAGAATCAGCACCTGAACAACAGGGAGAATTTGAAGAAGTAACCGGAATCAAAACAGAAATTCCGGATATTATTGAGGAAAATAATTTCAACATGGAAATCGAGGAAGCAACTTTTAATCTAGATGATGTTGTTTTACCCGATTATGACTTAATAAATACTTCTGAAACTGAGTTTGATCAAATTGAGCAGCCCAATATAGAAAACATCACAGAAAAACCCTTTGAAGAACCACCAATTGAAACCCAGCCAATTGATACAGTTGAACCTTTTAAAGAATTACCGGCTGAAATATCTTTTGATCATACGATTAAATCATCTGAAGAAGAATTAACCGAATCGCTGCCAATTGAGACAGCGTTGTCTGATGCTGTTGAGTCGTTTAACGAACAATTTATTGAAAAACCGGTGAGTGATACGGATAAAGCATTTGAAGAACCTCTGACTAATGAACAGGCTTCGGATATAGTTGAACAATCTGAAGAACCTATGACTGAATCAGCCGAAACATACACTCAGTCTATTGAACCATTATTAGGCAGTGAAACAATTGTTGAACAAACTGAAAAAACTCAAGAGGAGGTTACAGAACAGGTTCAAAATAAAGCTGTGCGGGATGCAAAAACAATCGCAGAGTCTGATACTGATTCTGAGAAACAGCCGGATCTTACAAAGCGTAGTGTTGCAGATAAGTTGTTTAAAGCAATTGAACAGGATTTTGATTCACTAAAATTTCATTATGAAAGAAGTGAGGCAAAACTTAAAAGAGGTTTGCTTGTTTCTTACGTAGTTATTGCCGTGTTGTTTTTGCTGCTTATCTTCTCATTCTTTAAACTCAGCGGCGATGTAAACAATTTGTTGGATGAAATTAAAAGCCTGAAGAAAAATACCAGTTCTTTTTTGATTAAAGAGAAGAACATTAATTCATTTTATCAATTCTTCGGTTAAACCAATAAGAAACCAATCCGATAACTGCTGCCGTTAAAATTATTATTAACCAGTATTTTTTTAGAATTGCAAAAACTGCTGAAGAAAATAATTCTAAATTAGCATTTCCCTTATCCCATATAAACCAGATACCGGCAATAATAATTACGGCTGAAAGAATCAGTGAGGCTTTATTTAAACGAACCAGCAAATTGCCTGTTAAAAGACTAACCCCAAGAATAAATAAAGCAGCAGGTATAAATATTTTTTCGAATCCAACAATCTCATATTTTGTAAAAACAAACATCACAGAGCCGGTTAAGAAAAGCACTGAGCCGATAATAACTCCGGTAAGATGTTTTTTAATATATGAAGAATAAAAGAATCCTATGCCGCCAGCAATTGACAGATACGCTGTAATATTTAAAATATTTGTTGTTAAAGCTCCGCTGATAATCAGCACAAATATAACTACAGCCAGAACAATCAGAAGTTTATTAAATTCGTTTGAGTTCATTATAAAATTCTTTGACCCATGCTTGAGGCTATCAAGTCGGCGGCAAAAACAGCACTGCTGTTTTTAACATCAAGGATTGGATTCACTTCTGCAACTCCAAGCGAAGACATACATCCGCATTCTGCAATTGATTCCATCAACAAGTGAGCTTCGCGATAACTTAATCCACCGGGAACAGGAGTTCCAACTCCGGGCGCAAAATTTGGATCAACACTATCAACATCAAAACTAACATGGATGTGATCTACTCTTTCTTTAAACTGTTTTAACACGCGGTTAATAATTCTGTGTATCCCAAGTTTATCAACATCGCTCATAGTATAAACAGTCGGATTAAGTTTTTTGATGATTTCTCTTTCCTCAATATCAATGCTTCTGGCTGCAATAATGGTGCAGTTTTCTGGTTTTAACTTGGGTCTAAATCCATAGAAATCAACAAGCTCCGGATGCCCAAGTCCCATTGATGCGGCAAGCGGCATACCGTGGATATTTCCTGAAGGAGTAGTTTCATCTGTATTCATATCTGCATGAGCATCAATCCATATTACACCAAGAGTCAGATTATTTTTTCTGCAGTATGATGCTATTCCCGCCAGTGTTCCAAGCGCCATTGAATGATCGCCGCCTAAACAAAGCGGAAACTTATTTTGCTCTAAAACTTTTTCGATTCTGGCAGCAAGTTTTTTAGATGTTTTTAAAATTTCATTCAGATACTTAAGCTTTGGATTGATAATTTTTTGTCTCTCCATTATCTCAATGTTAATATCGCCGGTATCTTCTACCTTGTAGCCAAGTGCTTTAAGTTTGTTTTCTAATCCTGCAATTCTTAAAGCAGAAGGACCCATATCAACGCCTCGTCTTCCGGCACCAAGATCAACAGGAAAGCCAATTATTGAAACTATTTGTTCTGTTTGTTTAATCATAAATATTGAATTTGCTTTTAATAAGTTAACAAGATTGATGTTAAATTACCATTGAACAAGATCCTTCTATTAACATCGTCTCGTCTCTGTTTGTTTTTATAGCAGGTAATCTTTTATTAACAGTATAAGTAAAACTCTGACACATATCTTTATTCTGTTTTAAGAAGTTCTCCGATGGATGTTTAGACTGCTGGTTTTCAAAAGATGCTGGTGATTTCTCATGTAAGTATAAAAAATTTATGCTATTAAATTTATGTGAATTTTAAGGAACTTAATTCGCCTGATGAATTGGTTTTGTTCTCAAATATTCATCGCCACAATCGTTATATTTTAACAGTAATTAAATATCTTTATTTAAAATAAGGGTGTACAATGTTGGATTACGAAGGTGAACCTTATATCAGCGTAGGAATTCTAACAGCTTCCAAAATTAAGTTTGAGCTTTATGGTGAATACGGTTCTTACGGATTTAAAAATTTTTTCAGCGGAAAATTTGAAGCAGAGATTATCAACGACAGAATCGTTTGTAAAAGCGATAAGGATAAAATAGAAATAACCAACGAGATAATTTTTGAACCTCAGGAACCGGATAATGAATCCTTTCTTATTCGTGATGTGATAATTGGAGTGAAATTTCATTGGGAACGAAAGGAAAAACAGCGGTTTACATATTCATTAAAGCTTCTTAAAGATGGTGACAAAATAGCAGTAATTAATATTATTCCAATTGAAAAATATTTAATGAGTGTTATCTCTTCAGAGATGAGTGCTAAATGTTCTTTGTCGTTGTTAAAGGCAACCGCTGTTGTTTCCCGAAGCTGGCTTCTTGCACAAATTGAAAAGTCCAAAAGAATACAAAGCGAGCATATTAATTATCACACAACATATCAAACAGAAGATGAGTATATAAAATGGTACGACAGAGAAGATCATAAATTGTTTGATGTTTGCGCTGATGATCATTGCCAGCGTTATCAGGGTGTAACCAAAATGACTTCGGAGGCTGTCAGAAAGGCTGTTGAACAAACTACCGGAATTGTTTTACTTGAAGACAATAAAATACTTGATGCTCGCTTTTCAAAATCGTGCGGCGGTATTTCAGAATCATTTGAAAATGTTTGGGAACCGGTTAAACATCCTTCGCTTAGCTCGATTTATGATTACAAGTTTGTTGCTGATGATTTTGATGATGATTTTTCTAAAGAGCTAAACGCTGAAAAATGGATTAAAGCAAGTCCGCCTGCATTTTGTAATACAACAGATCAAAAAATATTAAATCAAATACTTTTGGATTACGATCAGGAAACCAAAGATTTTTACCGATGGGAAGTGCAATATACTCAACAGGAATTATCAGAGCTTATAAGAAAGAAAAGTGGAATTGATTTTGGATTTATTCGGGATCTTATTCCAATTGAAAGAGGATTTTCTTCACGCTTGATTAAACTGAAAATTATAGGAACAAATAAAACTTTAACCATTGGAAAAGAGCTTGAGATAAGAAGGATACTTTCAGAAACACATCTTTACAGCTCTGCGTTCATTGTTGAAAAGTCTGGAGATGTTAACGGAGTTCCTGAAAAATTTATATTGCGCGGAGCAGGATGGGGACATGGTGTCGGGCTTTGTCAAATTGGTGCCGCTGTAATGGCTGAACAAGGTTATCAATTTGATGAGATTGTTATCCACTATTTTAAAGATGCCGTTTTAAAAAAGATTTATTAATGACTGATAGTAAGTATATGGGTTTAGGTATTTTTTAATGAAGGTTTTATATTCATGTTTATCTAAAAGCTGGGGCGGTATGGAAATGGTTGCGATTACCGGAATAAAACAGCTTTTAAAACATAATATCAAAGTCGGGCTTCTTTGTCTTGCAGAATCACGAATCCAAATAGAGGCAAATGCACTTGGAATTATTATCTATCCAATTAAATCTAACAGAACTCCAAATATTTTTTCCAGTTTAAGAATAATCTCAATAATCAAATCAGGGTCTTTTGATATTATCCATAGCCATTCTTCTAAAGACCTTTGGGTGATAGTTCCGGCATTAAATTTTCTTAAATCCGGTATTCCGCTTGTATTTACAAAACATCTGGAATCATTTATTATCAAAAAAAATTTTCTTCATAACTGGATTTATAAGCGTGTTGATTGCGCAATAGCTATCAGTTCTGTCATTAAATTAAATTTATTAAAAACCACCTCATTAAAAGAAAGTAAAATAAAAATTGTGTACAACGGAGTAGATTTAGAAAAATTTAATCCGAAAAATACCAACAGAAATAAGCTTAGAGATGAGATCGGGGCTGAGGAAAATAATTTACTGATCGGAATGACAGGAAGATTCAGTCCCGGGAAGGGACATGAAGATTTTTTGTTAGCTATAAACAGATTGAATAAAAAATATCCTGAAGCTAAGTATGTTGTTGTTGGCGAAGCAAGCCGCGGAGAAGATGAATACGAAAAAAATATCAAACATCTTGCAGAAGAATACGGAATTAAAAATATCACCTTTACCGGATACCGAACAGATATTCCTGATGTGCTTGCTGCGTTTGATATCTATGTTTTCCCTTCACATGCAGAATCTTTTGGTGTGGGGTTGATTGAAGCAATGGCTTTGTGTAAGGCTTCCGTTGCTTCAAATAGCAGCGGCGTGCTTGATATTGTGGATGATACGGTTGATGGGTTGTTTTTTAATTCAAAAGATGGATATGATCTGGCTGCAAAAATTGAAGTTCTGATCAACAATTCGGAGTTGAGAAAAAGACTCGGAGAAAATGCACGTAAAAAGATTTCAGATAAATTTGATTTAAACTTAGTCACTGAACAAATAGTTAACACATATAAACAACTAATTAAATAAGTTAATGAAAATATTTACTGATAATTCAACCATTAGAGACTACATTAGTCGTAACAACTATTCTGATGCGTTAAAAGCTTTGTTTGAAATTCAAAAAAACGATTGGACAATGCTTAAGAACGGAGTTGACTCGCTTGCAACTGTCAAAACAAAATCATTTCAATTTAATGGGTTTAAGATAAAGGCTCAGTTTAATGCGGGAAGAATGACATCTACATCTGCAAAAGTTGATCCCAAATCTATAAGCGAAAGAAAATGTTTTTTGTGTGTTGAAAATTTACCCGAACAACAGCGTGGTATTTTATATAATAATTATATAATCCTTTGTAATCCATTTCCGATATTTACCGAACACTTTACAATTACTCACAAAAAACATCAGCCGCAAAAAATTGTTGATACATTTTCAGATATGATCGATATAAGCAGGGACATTTATAAATATTATTCGGTTATTTATAATGGACCCAGATGCGGGGCATCTGCTCCAGATCATTTACATTTTCAGGCTGGCAACAAGTTCTTTATGCCTATTGATGATGAATTTCATTTGATTAAAAACGAGTACGGAAAAGAAATATTTGAGTCTGATCAAATTTCAATGTTTGCTGTGGATGATGGAATAAGAAAATTCATCTCGATTGAAAGTTTAGACAGGGATTTACTGATAAAAACATTCAGCAGATTTTATAAAATATACTCCGCGCTTAGGAATGAAGACAGCGAACCACTTATGAATCTTATAAGCTTTTATGAAGAAGAATATGGCTGGAGAGTAATAATATTTTTGAGATCAAAACACCGTCCGGCAGCATTCTTTGCTGAAGATGAAAGTAAAATGCTGGTAAGCCCCGCTGCAATTGATCTTGGAGGTGTCTGTGTTTTTCCGAGAGAGGAAGATTTTAACAGAATAACAAAAGAACTGCTTGCCGATATATTTAAGGAAGTTTTTGTAGATGGAAGTGAATTAGAAAGAATTATTATTGAGTGTAATAAAATATAATGTGATTCTTCGGTTAAGATTGAAATTAATATCTGCCATTAAAATCACCCGCACAGCTTTTACGATCAGTTGAACCGGCATTTAAGTAGTTCTTCTTATTCGCTTATTGATTATTTTACATCGTTGATTCTAGAAAATATGTCTTATGAGATTATCTAATAAATCTGTTTTATTATCGTTGCTATTTATCCTGCTGATCAGCTATAACTTATCTGCACAGGAATTATACATTAATGAGTTTATGGCTTCGAACTCAACAACGATTAAAGATCCCGATTACAACAATTTTGCTGATTGGATTGAGATATACAACTCTGGAACCGCCCCTGTAAACTTAAAAAATTATTATTTAACTGATAATTTATCACAACCGCAGAAGTTCAAAATACAGACAGATCTTTTGATTCCGGCAAACGGTTATGTAATTATCTGGGCAGATGATGCAAACACCGGTAATCACACAAACTTTAAACTAAGTGCCGGCGGCGAAAGCATAGGATTATACAGCCCAAATCTTCAACTAATTGATACCATTACATTCGGCGCACAGCAAACAGATGTTTCTTTCGGCAGATTCCCTGATGGAACAAACAACTGGTATAAATTTTCACCATCAACACCGGGCAGTGAAAATCTTGAATCCGGAATATATAATCTTCTACCATCACCAACAGTATCCGTACAAAGCGGATTTTATTCTTCATCAATAACGGTTACTGTTTCGCATATTCTTTCAGATGCTACAATACGTTATACATTAAATGGAAAAGCGCCTTCTGCTGCAAGTAATGTTTATTCGGTGCCTCTACAGATTGATTCAACATCAGTATTAAGAATCCGTGCATTTAAAAACGGATATACACCAAGTTTAACTGAAACAAGAACTTATTTTATTAATGAATCTACTGATCTTCCTGTTTTTTCTCTTGTAACCGATCCGGATAATTTTTTTAGTGATACATCTGGAATTTATGTTGCGGGAACAAATGGAATAATCGGTAATTGCAGCACAGAACCGAGAAACTGGAATCAGGATTGGGAACGACCTGTAAGTCTGGAGTTTTTTGAATCTGATAAATCTTTAGCATTTAGTGTTAATGCGGGGGTTAAAATATTTGGAGGATGTTCAAGACTCTATGCTCAAAAATCGTTGGGTTTCTATTTTAGAGGAGTTTATGGCACCGATAAATTAAGATACCGCCTGTTCGATGATTCTCCGATTTCTGAATACAATAATTTTATATTAAGAAGCTCAGGACAAGATTGGTGGCGCACAATGTTTAGAGATGGAATGGCGCAGACTTTAATCGAACAGGGAATGAAATTAGATTATCAGAATTACCGCCCCTCTGTTTTATTCATTAACGGAGAGTATTGGGGTATTCATAATATCAGAGAAAAGCTTAATGAACATTATGTTTATTATCATCACGGTGTAAACAAGGATAATATTGATCTGATTGAAATTGGAAAGGGTGTTGCCGGTGCCAATGGAGATTTAGTTGCATATAATAATATGATTACATTTCTTTCAACAAAGAATATGGCTAATCCAACAAATTATGAATATATAAAATCTATTGTGGATATTGATGAATATATTGATTACCAGATTGCGGAAATTTATTCGGCTAACGGCGATTGGCCCGGATCTAATATGAAGTTATGGCGTGAGCGCATTGATGGTTCCAAATGGCGATGGATGATCTATGATCTTGATTTTACTTTCGGCGGAAACTCTGAAGGATTAGCTACAACCAATACTTTAGAACAAGCAACTGCTACAAACGGACCAAGCTGGCCTAATCCGCCCTGGTCAACATTGATGCTGAGAAAACTACTGGATAATCCTGATTTTAAAAATGAGTTCATACAAAGATTTGCGGCTCACGTTAATACAACTTTTGAAACAAATCATGTTCTTGCTGTTATCGATAGCATGGCGCAGGATATTGCATCAGAAATTCCAAGACATAAAGAGCGCTGGCCTCAATCAATTTCGTTTGGTTCAACGTGGCAGTATCTTATTGATATAATGAGAAATTTTGCAATCGATAGACCAGCTAATGTCAGAAACCATTTTTATGCTAAGTTTGGAATCAGCGGATCAAATACATTAATAATAAGTAGAAATAATCCTGACTGGGGAAAAGTTTTTACTAACACCGTAGAAATTAAAAATAACGGTTCTATTAATACATTTTTTAAAAGCATTCCAATCAGAATTAAAGCAATGCCCATGCCGGGATATAGGTTTGTGAGCTGGCAGGGAATTTCAAATTCAATGTCTCCTGAAATATCTGTTGTGTTAAACTATAATACAAATTTAACAGCAGTCTTTGAACC is a window of Ignavibacterium sp. DNA encoding:
- the rocF gene encoding arginase encodes the protein MIKQTEQIVSIIGFPVDLGAGRRGVDMGPSALRIAGLENKLKALGYKVEDTGDINIEIMERQKIINPKLKYLNEILKTSKKLAARIEKVLEQNKFPLCLGGDHSMALGTLAGIASYCRKNNLTLGVIWIDAHADMNTDETTPSGNIHGMPLAASMGLGHPELVDFYGFRPKLKPENCTIIAARSIDIEEREIIKKLNPTVYTMSDVDKLGIHRIINRVLKQFKERVDHIHVSFDVDSVDPNFAPGVGTPVPGGLSYREAHLLMESIAECGCMSSLGVAEVNPILDVKNSSAVFAADLIASSMGQRIL
- a CDS encoding glycosyltransferase family 4 protein; the protein is MKVLYSCLSKSWGGMEMVAITGIKQLLKHNIKVGLLCLAESRIQIEANALGIIIYPIKSNRTPNIFSSLRIISIIKSGSFDIIHSHSSKDLWVIVPALNFLKSGIPLVFTKHLESFIIKKNFLHNWIYKRVDCAIAISSVIKLNLLKTTSLKESKIKIVYNGVDLEKFNPKNTNRNKLRDEIGAEENNLLIGMTGRFSPGKGHEDFLLAINRLNKKYPEAKYVVVGEASRGEDEYEKNIKHLAEEYGIKNITFTGYRTDIPDVLAAFDIYVFPSHAESFGVGLIEAMALCKASVASNSSGVLDIVDDTVDGLFFNSKDGYDLAAKIEVLINNSELRKRLGENARKKISDKFDLNLVTEQIVNTYKQLIK
- a CDS encoding DUF4922 domain-containing protein, translated to MKIFTDNSTIRDYISRNNYSDALKALFEIQKNDWTMLKNGVDSLATVKTKSFQFNGFKIKAQFNAGRMTSTSAKVDPKSISERKCFLCVENLPEQQRGILYNNYIILCNPFPIFTEHFTITHKKHQPQKIVDTFSDMIDISRDIYKYYSVIYNGPRCGASAPDHLHFQAGNKFFMPIDDEFHLIKNEYGKEIFESDQISMFAVDDGIRKFISIESLDRDLLIKTFSRFYKIYSALRNEDSEPLMNLISFYEEEYGWRVIIFLRSKHRPAAFFAEDESKMLVSPAAIDLGGVCVFPREEDFNRITKELLADIFKEVFVDGSELERIIIECNKI
- a CDS encoding SpoIID/LytB domain-containing protein, which gives rise to MLDYEGEPYISVGILTASKIKFELYGEYGSYGFKNFFSGKFEAEIINDRIVCKSDKDKIEITNEIIFEPQEPDNESFLIRDVIIGVKFHWERKEKQRFTYSLKLLKDGDKIAVINIIPIEKYLMSVISSEMSAKCSLSLLKATAVVSRSWLLAQIEKSKRIQSEHINYHTTYQTEDEYIKWYDREDHKLFDVCADDHCQRYQGVTKMTSEAVRKAVEQTTGIVLLEDNKILDARFSKSCGGISESFENVWEPVKHPSLSSIYDYKFVADDFDDDFSKELNAEKWIKASPPAFCNTTDQKILNQILLDYDQETKDFYRWEVQYTQQELSELIRKKSGIDFGFIRDLIPIERGFSSRLIKLKIIGTNKTLTIGKELEIRRILSETHLYSSAFIVEKSGDVNGVPEKFILRGAGWGHGVGLCQIGAAVMAEQGYQFDEIVIHYFKDAVLKKIY
- a CDS encoding S8 family serine peptidase, giving the protein MKQLILFFALLLISSNGFSQVEVSSRLQDALNRAGQDDYLQVIVLLRSQVDLAFLDQQLYTEKASLQQRAYQVITALQQNAERTQVELNNYFTSKYESADIYSFKSFWISNMFVVEAKPSVIYELMNRMDVAELDVDALIELDRPIAGDDYIPENTESVEPGLKIINAHLLWALGITGQGRLVMGIDTGVHPNHPALQHKWRGNHVPHNQAWFDPGGGTTTPSDCDGHGSHTVGTMTGWSPLTGDTVGVAPGAEWIAAKTICSSPHTSNSIAAFQWAMNPDGNPSTINDMPDAISNSWYDPDVSNECSGIYKTTLDAVEAAGIAVIFSAGNSGPGSSTITKPKNINTNTVNVLSTAAIDGALYIGGNNNPIASFSSRGPSLCGGTGSLLIKPEVSAPGVNVRSSGSATGYTVLSGTSMAAPHVAGAVALLKQFAPNLTGKEILEALYNTAVDLGTPGEDNNYGMGLIDVYAAFLSLGTPDTTAPDPIVDLSAGSPTSNSLTLQWTVPYDSSMNGVTGYDIRYSTSPINDTTAFNNATQLPFTAMPDTAGATENYLVEGLSVATTYYFSIKSRDMWSNWSGLSNNASGTTLGAPQISVSPMSIHHTLSPAEIVVDTVTISNVSVNPSTLDFTVTLENNTFPESSISTYLIPQVGNSVDINSNDDKDNPKEIGGVSIDGQGGPDLFGYKWIDSDESNGPQYVWDDIVSTGTLVTNWTATSTFNPKDEGYAGPFPLGFNFKFYGNIKTQIYVSSNGVILFSPITSNIYTNATIPSTAVPNEFIAPFWDDLDGVSSGTVHYKQDGNRFIVQFTGWHRYSNQGSLTFQVVLYSSGKIMVYYNNMSGTLNSATVGIENAAGTVGLLVAYNANYAANNKALQFSAEPEWLTNDVNGGTLFNGNSAKVVLTFKSEDFPLGNYSMDLKVASNDPVNPLVTVPVTMEITVIPVELTGFTANSDRNNVSINWSTATEINNSGFQIQRQLKGSDEWTNISFVNGKGTTTEITTYNYVDKGLAVGNYSYRLKQVDLDGTFEYSPVIEVEVNTPDHYTLYQNYPNPFNPVTTIEYSLPEKADVTISVYNTLGELVSTLVNGTMEAGYQKASFNASTLTSGTYIYQMKAVGGGKTFTDTKKMVLIK
- a CDS encoding CotH kinase family protein, with protein sequence MRLSNKSVLLSLLFILLISYNLSAQELYINEFMASNSTTIKDPDYNNFADWIEIYNSGTAPVNLKNYYLTDNLSQPQKFKIQTDLLIPANGYVIIWADDANTGNHTNFKLSAGGESIGLYSPNLQLIDTITFGAQQTDVSFGRFPDGTNNWYKFSPSTPGSENLESGIYNLLPSPTVSVQSGFYSSSITVTVSHILSDATIRYTLNGKAPSAASNVYSVPLQIDSTSVLRIRAFKNGYTPSLTETRTYFINESTDLPVFSLVTDPDNFFSDTSGIYVAGTNGIIGNCSTEPRNWNQDWERPVSLEFFESDKSLAFSVNAGVKIFGGCSRLYAQKSLGFYFRGVYGTDKLRYRLFDDSPISEYNNFILRSSGQDWWRTMFRDGMAQTLIEQGMKLDYQNYRPSVLFINGEYWGIHNIREKLNEHYVYYHHGVNKDNIDLIEIGKGVAGANGDLVAYNNMITFLSTKNMANPTNYEYIKSIVDIDEYIDYQIAEIYSANGDWPGSNMKLWRERIDGSKWRWMIYDLDFTFGGNSEGLATTNTLEQATATNGPSWPNPPWSTLMLRKLLDNPDFKNEFIQRFAAHVNTTFETNHVLAVIDSMAQDIASEIPRHKERWPQSISFGSTWQYLIDIMRNFAIDRPANVRNHFYAKFGISGSNTLIISRNNPDWGKVFTNTVEIKNNGSINTFFKSIPIRIKAMPMPGYRFVSWQGISNSMSPEISVVLNYNTNLTAVFEPENLAVTSIVINEINYKSSSVFDTEDWVEFYNPDDNPVDISGWKFHDDNASNQFTFPANTIMAAKDYLVVCRDTAKFKALYPNFFKLIGNFNFGLSSDGDEVILKNSSGNIVDEVAYSSTGNWPSLPNGNGPTLSLINPQFDNSLPENWRASGMFGTPGILNDVYTKIEEENNLIPQEFILYQNYPNPFNPVTTIEYDLPAMSDVSLIVYDILGRKIKELVNTIQVAGKYALSFDASNLAGGVYFYKLQTADFISSKKMLLLK
- a CDS encoding sigma-70 family RNA polymerase sigma factor: MTTELNDIELFKRILNKDSKALEALYDRYSPVLFTFIKRIVSDTAMADGVLTDVFVIIWQKTPKLNLEHHNPYAVLINLCRNKALDTLRRTQNIELPEYTSDFEDEYILPKLSIHIPPNDLSKILLNREKIQFAIHNLTEAQQYVISLAYYDGLAESEIATKLNIPLLTVKSKIRVALNIIKENLAKEGIQ